From one Mytilus edulis chromosome 1, xbMytEdul2.2, whole genome shotgun sequence genomic stretch:
- the LOC139494437 gene encoding 5' exonuclease Apollo-like: protein MNGHIIPGTPIAVDFWKKRDCPSAKFFFLTHLHGDHTVGLSSSWQYNIYCSAVTSKLLTEKYGIKDDLVNVLETGSSSIIYLDDEKQEQMVVSVIDANHCPGSAMFLFEGYFGKVLYTGDFRYCNLMFEDTPLFNCSDIDILYLDNTYCSPECIFPTREEAVEKLIKLVQEHKDHRIIIGMRNLGKEDLLVKIAQRTQEWISVPSSMYRTAEILGLPNVFCIEDKECKIRVVPFHTVNKSNIIGWNEYEPTLVILPSSLYTGLGCIPYEGIPNVHIVPYSDHSSYAEICTFVERVKPKYIYPVVNERPRSGIFGKLSERSDLSCLNKYLSKEESVKFTIPKSVKKFMSLPMTKYMRKVSRQKKQGCKIPLLKKKTSVSLGVVFDSPQKSQLNESAQEFENQLEKMKRSFKKVPKSKSNLLDNTIDVRYDQVSKSTIDNDKPMTKLTEMKLGYGESNVNADYNCSPDTSNKRNEISDKRSDQIEPTLNTSNQEGPICDKYILFQDGAGQSNTHSHKHLLKCNDSVEKCVSDSTIDNHNVGIQTSSKLDDNTFTKTKSNQGQKKLDIWFRSAISVTNSPVAHQSCQYTEEIVCPENDTSFSLPAETNYSMDKSSLLYNNNIPASEKVKLIPLKPLNMKRKASTSLDLCLIPITQQHTNKNYTKCKKGKRKSDEDSFITPSKKARTVL, encoded by the coding sequence ATGAATGGGCATATCATACCTGGGACACCAATTGCTGTGGACTTCTGGAAGAAAAGGGATTGTCCGTCTGCCAAGTTTTTCTTCTTGACTCATCTCCATGGTGACCATACAGTAGGACTGTCCTCATCATGGCAATACAACATTTACTGCTCTGCAGTTACATCAAAACTACTGACTGAGAAGTATGGAATTAAAGATGACCTTGTAAATGTCCTTGAGACAGGAAGTAGTAGTATAATCTATTTAGATGATGAGAAGCAGGAACAAATGGTTGTAAGTGTGATTGATGCAAATCACTGTCCAGGTTCTGCTATGTTTCTCTTTGAAGGATACTTTGGTAAAGTTTTATATACTGGTGATTTTCGTTATTGCAATTTAATGTTTGAAGATACTCCATTattcaattgctctgatattgaTATTCTATATTTAGACAATACTTATTGTTCACCTGAATGTATTTTTCCAACACGAGAGGAAGCTGTAGAGAAACTTATCAAATTGGTACAAGAGCATAAAGATCATCGAATAATAATTGGAATGAGAAATTTAGGTAAAGAGGACTTATTAGTTAAAATTGCCCAAAGAACTCAAGAATGGATTTCTGTTCCAAGTTCTATGTATAGAACAGCAGAAATTCTTGGTCTGCCCAATGTGTTTTGTATTGAAGACAAAGAGTGTAAAATAAGAGTTGTACCATTTCATACAGTTAACAAATCAAACATTATTGGTTGGAATGAATATGAACCAACCTTGGTGATTCTACCAAGTTCTTTGTATACTGGTCTAGGTTGTATTCCATATGAAGGTATACCTAACGTCCATATAGTACCGTATTCTGACCATTCCAGCTATGCAGAGATATGCACATTCGTAGAAAGAGTTAAACCCAAATACATTTATCCAGTTGTCAATGAAAGGCCAAGAAGTGGAATATTTGGTAAACTGTCTGAACGTTCAGATTTATCTTgccttaataaatatttatcaaaagagGAAAGTGTGAAGTTTACAATTCCAAAATCTGTTAAGAAGTTTATGTCTTTGCCTATGACTAAATACATGAGGAAAGTATCTAGACAAAAAAAACAAGGCTGCAAAATACCATTATTGAAGAAGAAAACTTCCGTCTCTTTAGGTGTGGTTTTTGATTCTCCACAGAAATCTCAACTGAATGAATCTGCACAAGAATTtgaaaatcagttggaaaaaatGAAAAGATCTTTTAAGAAAGTGCCAAAGTCTAAATCAAATCTCTTAGACAATACAATTGATGTAAGATATGATCAAGTTTCCAAATCAACAATTGATAATGATAAACCGATGACAAAGTTGACAGAAATGAAATTAGGTTATGGAGAATCAAATGTTAATGCAGATTATAATTGTTCACCAGACACAAGtaataaaagaaatgaaatatcTGATAAAAGAAGTGATCAGATTGAACCAACATTAAATACCTCAAACCAAGAAGGACCCATAtgtgacaaatatatattatttcaagATGGTGCAGGCCAATCAAATACTCATTCacataaacatttattaaagtgTAATGATTCTGTTGAAAAGTGTGTTTCAGATAGTACTATAGATAATCACAATGTTGGTATACAAACTAGTTCAAAACTAGATGATAATACCTTTACTAAAACCAAATCAAACCAAGGACAAAAGAAACTGGATATATGGTTCAGATCTGCTATTTCTGTGACAAATTCTCCTGTTGCCCACCAATCATGTCAATATACAGAAGAAATAGTTTGTCCAGAAAATGACACATCTTTTTCACTACCAGCTGAAACAAACTATAGTATGGACAAATCCAGTCTGTTATACAATAATAACATTCCAGCTTCTGAAAAAGTAAAGTTAATTCCTCTTAAACCTCTCAATATGAAAAGGAAAGCATCTACCTCTCTGGATCTATGTTTAATTCCAATTACACAGCAACATACCAATAAAAActatacaaaatgtaaaaaggGAAAGAGAAAGTCAGATGAGGACAGTTTTATTACTCCATCGAAGAAAGCTAGAACAGTattgtga
- the LOC139494449 gene encoding small ribosomal subunit protein mS33-like: protein MSGSRYAARMARLSSKIFGEVSPTDTKLSRKVVDLMSKPYYHEQPEVVNYYPKHFEVTRLMKTLRHFGLFRSEHLDFTEEMERLRKLRGKGRPARDARKRKKEE, encoded by the exons ATGTCAGGGTCAAGATATGCTGCTCGTATGGCAAGGCTGTCTTCAAAGATCTTTGGAGAAGTCAGCCCAACAGATACCAAATTATCAAGAAAAGTTGTAGATTTAATGAGCAAGCCATACTATCATGAACAACCAGAGGTTGTGAATTATTATCCAAAACATTTTGAAGTAACTAGGCTTATGAAAACTCTCAGACATTTTGGTCTATTCAg gaGTGAACATTTAGATTTTACAGAAGAAATGGAAAGATTAAGAAAATTACGGGGCAAAGGAAGACCCGCCAGAGATGCtagaaaaaggaaaaaagaagaataa